The following DNA comes from Candidatus Methylomirabilota bacterium.
ACCGGCGCTGACGGAATGCCCGCCGCCTGCAGCGCGGCACACGCTTCGTCGCTCGTGTGCGCGGCGCACCACGCGTCGATCTTCGCGCGGCGCCCAGCCGCGGGTGAGCTGCCGGCAAGCGGCGTGTCGTCGTCGGGACCGCCGACGATCTTCATGAGCGCGGAGGCCATGTGACGTCCCGCCGCCGCGATGACCACGTAGCCGTCCTTCGTCTTGTACGGCGGGCGGCCACCCTCGCCGCCTTCCTGCCCCGTCGCGAGGTAGTACGACGTCGGGATCTCGACCATCGTCAGCGCGGAGTCGAGCAGGCACACGTCGACGAGCTGGCCTTCGCCCGTGCGGTCGCGATGGCGGAGCGCGGCGAGCGTGCCGATCGTGGCGTGCAGCGCAGTGTAGCGATCGGCGACAGACGTCGCGGTACCGATCGGCTTGCCTTCGAGCTGGCCCGTCAGCGTCATGAGTCCGCTCATCGCTTGGGCGAGCGAATCGAACGCGGGCCGCTCGGTGTACGGGCCGTACTGCCCGAAGCCGGAGACCGACACGAGGATGATGCCGCGGTTGAGCGCGCGCAGCCGCTCGTAATCGAAGCCCATCGCTTTCATGACGCCGGGTCGGAAGTTCTCCAGCACGACGTCCGACTTCTTCACGAGCGCAGCGAAGACGTCCTTGCCTTCGGGCTTGCGCAGATCGAGGCAGATACTCTTCTTGCCGCGGTTGTAGACGGTGAAGTAGACGCTCTGGCCGCGGACCATCGGCGGGTGCTTGCGCGTCTCCTCGCCGCCGATCGCTTCGATCTTGATGACCTCGGCGCCGAGGTCGGACAGGATCATCCCGCCGCGTGGCCCCGCCTGGAACCGCGCGAGCTCGAGCACGCGGATGCCGTCGAGCGCAAAGCTCATTTCGTGGATCGCACCTTCACGCGCGCCGCTTCCTCCTGCAGCTCCCACGGCGAGGTCGAATCGCGATCGCCCCAGCCGCGCGCCATCGCTTCGATCAGGATCTGCTCGCCGACCGCCGCCATCGGCATCGGGACGTCGTACTCGCGCGCGAGCGCCGTCGCGAGGCCGACGTCCTTGCGCGCCAGCTTCAGCGCGAAGCGCACGGTGTCGAACTCCCCCTTGAAGACGACGTCGGGGATCATGTGCGAGAGGATCAGGCCCTGCCCGTACGACGCACCGCGGATCGCCTCCAGCAGCGCCTCGGGCTTCACGCCCGCCTTCACGCCGAGCGTGAAGCCCTCCGCGATGAGCGAGCGCGAGAGGATGCTGATCATGTTGTGGACGAGCTTCGCGATCGTGCCGGAGCCGATGGCGCCCATGTAGCCCACGTTGTTGCCGATGGCGCCGAGCACGCCCTTCACTTCGTTGTAGACGCCTTCCTCACCGCCGATCATGACCTGGAGACTGCCGCGCTTGGCGCCGACGACCCCGCCCGACACCGGAGAGTCGAGCACGTGCACGCCCTTCACCTTGAACGCGGCATGGATTTTCCGCATCACGGTCGGCGAGTTTGTCGAGAGGTCCGCGTAGATGCTGCCGGGCTGCGCGCCCTCGAGAAGGCCGTTCGGGCCGAGCGCGACGGCTTCGACCTCCGCCGGCCCCGGAAGCGACGTGAGGATCAGCTCGCCGGCATGCGCCACGTCCTTCGGGCCGTCGGCCCATGTGGCGCCCGCGTCCAGGTGCGGCTTCGCCGATTCGCCCCGCACGTCGTAGACGACGAGCGTGTGGCCGGCCTTGATGAGGTTGAGGGCCATCGGCCCACCCATGTTTCCGAGCCCGATGAATCCGATGCGCATGCGTTAGCCTCCGACGATCCTGCGCCCTCGGAGCGGCGCGTAGGCGACAGAAAGGCCATTGTCAGACCGGGCCGGGGCCGGCGGGCGCCGACGGCGGGGTGGCTGGCGCCGAGAGCACCGCGCGTCGCGCATCGTGGATCCCGCAGCCGGGCCAGTCATCAGCGACGATCTTGCGCCGGCGCCCGCGGGGCAGTCAAGACGCGTCCTGAAGGGGCAGCGTCCAACCCCGAGACGGGGCCGGATGACTGATGGGAGGGGGCGGCAGCGCGCAGGTCGGCCGACGGCGGGGCCGGCCCCGGAGAGTCCGCCGGGTGAAGCAGGCGCAGGGGCGCGAGGATCGTGCCCCCCACGGCCGGGGCCTCCACCGGGGTGATGCGCCTCAGCC
Coding sequences within:
- a CDS encoding NAD(P)-dependent oxidoreductase, which encodes MRIGFIGLGNMGGPMALNLIKAGHTLVVYDVRGESAKPHLDAGATWADGPKDVAHAGELILTSLPGPAEVEAVALGPNGLLEGAQPGSIYADLSTNSPTVMRKIHAAFKVKGVHVLDSPVSGGVVGAKRGSLQVMIGGEEGVYNEVKGVLGAIGNNVGYMGAIGSGTIAKLVHNMISILSRSLIAEGFTLGVKAGVKPEALLEAIRGASYGQGLILSHMIPDVVFKGEFDTVRFALKLARKDVGLATALAREYDVPMPMAAVGEQILIEAMARGWGDRDSTSPWELQEEAARVKVRSTK
- a CDS encoding CoA transferase translates to MSFALDGIRVLELARFQAGPRGGMILSDLGAEVIKIEAIGGEETRKHPPMVRGQSVYFTVYNRGKKSICLDLRKPEGKDVFAALVKKSDVVLENFRPGVMKAMGFDYERLRALNRGIILVSVSGFGQYGPYTERPAFDSLAQAMSGLMTLTGQLEGKPIGTATSVADRYTALHATIGTLAALRHRDRTGEGQLVDVCLLDSALTMVEIPTSYYLATGQEGGEGGRPPYKTKDGYVVIAAAGRHMASALMKIVGGPDDDTPLAGSSPAAGRRAKIDAWCAAHTSDEACAALQAAGIPSAPVRTIPEVAKDAHLWERKMLVKIDDAVAGEMYVPGVTVKMSKTPGRVGPVPTPGQHTDEVLGGLLDYDAAKLSALRGACAIA